A genomic window from Bacillus sp. BGMRC 2118 includes:
- a CDS encoding ABC transporter ATP-binding protein — MKVIEIKGLVKKYGKKTALNQLDFSIEANKITGVIGRNGAGKTTLLKIMAGFMRKTSGEINVFSEDPFDNLKVSANMVFIDDNMSFSPSLTLQEIVKIAEEFYENWDAELAKRLFHYFQFQSNERHQKLSKGKKSTFNAIIGLAARCPLTIFDEPTTGMDAAVRKDFYRALLKEYIEYPRTILLSSHHLTEIEDLLEDVLLIKNGEVSLHTTISDLKEYAIGISGKREIIKDWIESCDVLAEKNLGAGNSYIVVKNSGLDIEKARLQGLEIHHVSAEDVSVYITGTTGREIDDVLNRS; from the coding sequence ATGAAGGTTATTGAGATCAAGGGATTGGTAAAAAAGTACGGCAAAAAAACAGCGTTAAATCAACTGGATTTTTCGATCGAAGCGAACAAGATTACGGGTGTGATTGGACGAAATGGAGCGGGAAAAACAACGCTATTAAAAATAATGGCCGGTTTTATGAGAAAAACATCAGGAGAAATTAACGTGTTTTCGGAAGATCCGTTTGATAACTTAAAGGTGTCAGCAAATATGGTGTTTATTGACGACAATATGAGCTTTTCACCATCCTTAACATTACAGGAAATAGTAAAAATAGCAGAAGAATTTTATGAAAATTGGGATGCAGAACTTGCCAAAAGATTGTTCCATTATTTTCAGTTTCAGTCGAACGAGCGTCATCAGAAGCTTTCTAAAGGAAAGAAGAGCACGTTTAACGCAATAATAGGTCTGGCAGCAAGATGTCCATTAACCATATTTGATGAACCGACAACAGGAATGGATGCGGCTGTGAGAAAAGACTTTTATCGTGCATTGCTTAAGGAATATATTGAATATCCTCGTACCATTTTATTATCAAGTCACCACTTGACAGAAATAGAAGATTTATTAGAGGATGTGTTGCTCATCAAAAATGGAGAAGTAAGTCTGCATACCACCATTTCGGACCTGAAGGAGTATGCAATTGGAATAAGCGGTAAGAGAGAAATAATAAAAGATTGGATAGAGTCCTGTGATGTATTAGCGGAGAAAAATCTAGGTGCAGGAAACTCATATATAGTAGTCAAAAATTCAGGACTGGATATAGAGAAAGCTAGATTACAAGGATTAGAGATTCATCATGTATCAGCAGAAGATGTTTCAGTATATATTACGGGAACAACAGGGAGGGAAATTGATGATGTCCTTAACCGAAGTTAG